The Mucilaginibacter rubeus genomic interval TAATTATTGTATCTGTTGCAGCAGCATCACACTGCTTTCATCGACATTCCACATCGCAAACCTGATCCCCTCTTCCATCAAATATTTGCCAGTAAAAACTTTTCCTTCATAAGCCTCCACCCTGCTGTAGCTCCCCTTGTTGACCTCGGTCAGTTTGTAGGAAGCATTGGGATCTAAACCGTTCAGATAGATCGTGCTATAATCGGCTCCCGAGCCTTTTTTGACCTGGTAGGAGAATAACAACGCTTCTTTTTTATCCTGACTTACATACATCAAAGCCGCACGGTCGCAGCTGTATGGGGACAATAACCGGTACTGATCTCCATAATATACGATATGACTGACCTGCTTATAGGCTTTTATCGCATCCTTTAAAAATGCTTTCTCTTCCCCGTTCAAATGATCTGGCTGCATATCCATACCGAGTTTCCCGGCCATGGCCACATCCAGCCGGAACTTAAGAGACGTTTTCTGCCCCATCTCTGAAACATGGGCGGCAAAGCCTATGGCCGGAAAAAAGTAGCTCATGCCCCACTGGATCAATACCCGGTCGTGTGCATTCGAGTTATCACTCGGCCAGTATTCGTCATAGAACGGCATACTTCCATAATCCATACGACCTCCTCCGCTTGCACACAGCATCAGGGTCAGCTCCGGGTACTTTGCTCTTATCCTTTGGAGCACACTCAGATATCCTCTGGTATAGTCCACATAAAGATTGGCTTGCTTTTCTTTACCAAGGTAGTTTGACCAGGCATTGGATAAGAACCGGTTACAATCCCACTTCAGGTAATTCAACCCTTTGGTTTGATCCAGTATCGAGGAAAGACTACTGACCACAAAATCCTGGACCGCAGGGTTGGACAGGTCAAGGATGAACTGGTTCCGTTGCAGATCCGGAGACCGGTTGGGCGCCGTAAGTACCCATTCCGGATGCTTTTCGTACAATTCACTTTTGGGATTGATCATTTCCGGTTCGACCCACAGACCAAACTTCACTTTATTATCGGCCGACTGCCTGACCAGGTCGTTCAAACCATGTGGAAGTTTCTTTCGATTGACCTGCCAGTCCCCGAGCCCAGCCTGATCATTGTTTCTTGGGTATTTATTACCAAACCAGCCATCATCAAGCAGAAACAGGTCGAAACCGAGTTCCCCTGCTTGTCGGATGAGGTCATGAAGACCTTTTTCATCAAAGTCAAAACCGGTAGTTTCCCAATTGTTCAATACAACATCCCGGTCCCCAGCACCATGCTGCATACCATATTTCCGGGCCCATCTGTGGAACCGCCGGGTGACCTCTCCGGCCCCGTTTTGACTGAAGGTATAAAGGAACGACGGCGTTTGAAACAGTTGCCCGGCAGGAAGTTGATAAGCTGAAGCATAGGGATTGATACCTGGGATTATCCTCAATTTATGATTGTTATCAACATTGAACTGGATCTGCCAGTTTCCCGGCCAGGCCAGGCTCGCGCCAAGTACCTCACCGCTGTTCTCCTCCAGCCGGCGGTCCAGCGAAAGCAGGAAGGACGGATTCGTTTTCTGATCTGTCCTTATCCCCTCTTTGGAATCCAGGGTCAGGATACCGGGCTCCAGGAGGTTCTCATAATGATTGAACTCATTGGACCAGTCGCCATTAAAATAGGTCAGAAAATAGGACGACCGATCAAAGGACAGGTTCGAAGAAGCCATATCGAAGAGCGTAACAGCGCCTTTTTCGTGATGCCTGATCTCCACCCATTGCGCGATAATATTCTCCGCGATATAAGCTTTGAAGCAAAGCGTTACCTCGACCGGGTAATAGCTGTCCTTCATTTTTATCCTGGTAATGACCGTATTGGAATCTGCCTTTTCAACGCTGTAGTTCTGATACACCAGGGCAGTGGTAGGATTACCGTCGGCATGCGTCATTCGCAGTCCCGCTGTCGATACGTTAACCCCGAATACGGGATACAGTTCGGCAGGTTCCATGGACGGCAAGTTATGGATATCCTGTTCCGAAATATTCCTGCCATAGCGGATCTGCTGCAGTTTGTTATCTTTAACCCCTATTAGTAAAAGATTGTCCCGGGTACTGATCCTGATCTTTTCCGAGTATTGTGCACGTGCCTCCCCGGCTATCAGGACAAAAGCTCCTGTTAAGAACAGAAATAGCAAACAGACCGCGAGACGATCCGGATATGGTCTTTTTTTATTCATTTCGATCTTGAAGTTAAATATGTTGGTAAGGATGATCAGTTCGTCAGAAAATTAATAATCTGGCAGGTGTTCCCCTTGCTGTCTTTGTTACGCCGCTCGTTCACCGCCAGTTTAAGCGTATGATTTCCATGACCTAAGGTTGTATCGAAAGTAAT includes:
- a CDS encoding alpha-galactosidase yields the protein MNKKRPYPDRLAVCLLFLFLTGAFVLIAGEARAQYSEKIRISTRDNLLLIGVKDNKLQQIRYGRNISEQDIHNLPSMEPAELYPVFGVNVSTAGLRMTHADGNPTTALVYQNYSVEKADSNTVITRIKMKDSYYPVEVTLCFKAYIAENIIAQWVEIRHHEKGAVTLFDMASSNLSFDRSSYFLTYFNGDWSNEFNHYENLLEPGILTLDSKEGIRTDQKTNPSFLLSLDRRLEENSGEVLGASLAWPGNWQIQFNVDNNHKLRIIPGINPYASAYQLPAGQLFQTPSFLYTFSQNGAGEVTRRFHRWARKYGMQHGAGDRDVVLNNWETTGFDFDEKGLHDLIRQAGELGFDLFLLDDGWFGNKYPRNNDQAGLGDWQVNRKKLPHGLNDLVRQSADNKVKFGLWVEPEMINPKSELYEKHPEWVLTAPNRSPDLQRNQFILDLSNPAVQDFVVSSLSSILDQTKGLNYLKWDCNRFLSNAWSNYLGKEKQANLYVDYTRGYLSVLQRIRAKYPELTLMLCASGGGRMDYGSMPFYDEYWPSDNSNAHDRVLIQWGMSYFFPAIGFAAHVSEMGQKTSLKFRLDVAMAGKLGMDMQPDHLNGEEKAFLKDAIKAYKQVSHIVYYGDQYRLLSPYSCDRAALMYVSQDKKEALLFSYQVKKGSGADYSTIYLNGLDPNASYKLTEVNKGSYSRVEAYEGKVFTGKYLMEEGIRFAMWNVDESSVMLLQQIQ